DNA from Microvirga ossetica:
AACTGACAGACCTTGGCTTCGACGCGATCCATCGTGGCGTTGCATGAGGTTCTTCTTCTGGCTGCAGCCCGCAAGGCCGTTCTGGAAGCGGTCGTGGCGATCGACCGTGACATGCGCCTGCTGGCCCGCTCGTCACAAGCCTGCCACCGGCTGATGACCATCCCGGGTGTGGGTCAACTGACAGCCTTGGCCTTTGTCGCCACCATCGATGCTCCGGAGCGCTTCCGCCGCTCGCGTGATGTGGGAGCCTATCTCGGTCTGGTGCCGAGGCACTTCCAATCCGGCGAAATCGACTATGTCGGCAGCATCTCCAAATGTGGGGGCCGTCGGGTGCGAACCCTGTTGTGCGAGGCCGCCAACGTGATGCTGACGCGCTACCGCGGCGCATTGGCTCTCAAAGAATGGGCGCTGGGCATCGCCCGGCACTCGACCATGCGGAACGCTCGTGTTGCCTTGGCTCGCCGGTTGTCCTAGGGGCTATCTGTCGCATCGAGATGTCCAATGTCCAGCTCCAATGCGCTGGAAGCTTAGACGCTGAAGTCATGGGCTCAAGCGGCCCCTTGCACCAAGTTCAGCGTAGATCCGGATGCGGTCCCGACCGGTTGCCGCGGTCGAGAGCATCGATCGCAAGCATATCGGAGCTATCCAGCTCAAAGTCAAAAATTGTAATATTTTCAACGATGCGATAAGGGGTTGCCGACTTTGGAATTGCAATATTGCCCTTCTGCATGTGCCAGCGCAGGATCACCTGAGCAGAGCTTCTCCGATGTTTCTCCGCAACTGCGCAGATAGTGGGTTCATCGACCGCACCCTTCGCTAAGGGACTCCAGGCTTCAGTTGCGATCCCGTGCCTTCGGTGAAAGACAGCAAGCTCCTCTTGTTGGAATGTGGGATGGAGTTCGATCTGATTGACGGCTGGCACTGTCCCTGTCCCGCCGAGCAGTCGTTCGAGATGGTTGATCTGGAAGTTGGAAACGCCAATGGCCCGGATCCGCCCCTCGCTCCGGAGCGTTTCCAACGCTTTCCAAGTCTCGATATAGCGATCGAGTTTCGGCAGCGGCCAATGGATCAGATAGAGATCGACAACATCGAGCCCCAACCGCCTAGACGCCTCATCAAAGGCCCTGCGTGCTTCATCAAATCCGTGGCTCGCGTTGTCCAGCTTCGAGGTCACGAAAATCTCGGCTCGGGTCAACTCGCTCTCGGCGATGGCTCGTCCGACGCCCTCCTCGTTTCCGTAGAGGGATGCCGTGTCAAAGCTGCGGTAACCGGCATCGAACGCAAGCTTCACTAAACGAACCACATCGGTGTTATCCATCTGCCAGACCCCAAATCCGAGTTGGGGAATGGAAACAGATTGATTGAGCATCACGGAAGGAACAGAGACCATGAGAAACTCCGGGTTCAACGTATCCTGCTTACAGCATTGCGCAGATTGGGATCATAGACAGGGGGTGGTTCGACCGGTCCCGCTCCAAGCCGGACTTGTTACCGAGCCGGCTCACGCAATTCCGAGTTGCTCCCGTATCGGCATGCCCGTCTGAGCACCGTGAGCCAGGCAGGCCAGCGAGGCACCGCGGCAGGCTCGCTCAAGGGCTGTCGTGACGGGTAGTCCCTCATCGAGGCTACTGGCCAGAATGCCGACGAAAGTGTCGCCCGCCCCAGTCGTGTCGACGGGCTGAACCGGCTTCGCTTCGATAGTCTCGCGATACCCATTCGGGTGAAACACAAAGGCTCCGCGTGCACCTGCCGTCACAACGCATATGCAACCGGTCCGCGACAGAAAGCTTCCGGCCTCTTCAAATGCGGCCGTCGCGCGCCCGAGGAGTGCCGCCGCTGCGAGAGCCTCGTGCTCATTGACGACGAAGATATCGGTCGCATTGACGA
Protein-coding regions in this window:
- a CDS encoding aldo/keto reductase; this encodes MVSVPSVMLNQSVSIPQLGFGVWQMDNTDVVRLVKLAFDAGYRSFDTASLYGNEEGVGRAIAESELTRAEIFVTSKLDNASHGFDEARRAFDEASRRLGLDVVDLYLIHWPLPKLDRYIETWKALETLRSEGRIRAIGVSNFQINHLERLLGGTGTVPAVNQIELHPTFQQEELAVFHRRHGIATEAWSPLAKGAVDEPTICAVAEKHRRSSAQVILRWHMQKGNIAIPKSATPYRIVENITIFDFELDSSDMLAIDALDRGNRSGPHPDLR